Proteins co-encoded in one Pseudopipra pipra isolate bDixPip1 chromosome 12, bDixPip1.hap1, whole genome shotgun sequence genomic window:
- the MINDY2 gene encoding ubiquitin carboxyl-terminal hydrolase MINDY-2 isoform X2 has product MESLAQPPPPPGSLQTGGGGAAGRLRLGEAAAGGEGGCGEAEEGGGRRSPSPPPAPAPAAAAHTASPARAAEDGAGLAVPESPGTAPGSESGPTGAGSGSSGAPSPPGEESRSLDSLESFSNLHSCCPSSSELNSDADEAVVAGASSGGPAAEPEGDRPAAGSQLLSASKERFPGQSVYHIKWVRWKEENTPVITQNENGPCPLLAIMNVLLLAWKIKLPPMMEIITAEQLMEYLGDYILDAKPKEISEIQRLNYEQNMSDAMAILHKLQTGLDVNVKFTGVRVFEYTPECIVFDLLDIPLYHGWLVDPQVADIVKAVGNCSYNQLVEKIISCKQSDNSELVSEGFVAEQFLNNTATQLTYHGLCELTSAVQEGELCVFFRNNHFSTMTKYKGQLYLLVTDQGFLTEEKVVWESLHNVDGDGNFCDSEFHLRPPSDPETVYRGQQDQIDQDYLMALSLQQEQQSQEINWEQIPEGISDLELAKKLQEEEDRRASQYYQEQEQAAAQVQQVQGAASPASARQSGSNERKRKEPREKEKEKEKNSCVLL; this is encoded by the exons atGGAGAGCCTGgcgcagcccccgccgcccccgggctCGCTGCAGACGGGCGGCGGGGGCGCTGCCGGCCGGCTCCGCCTGGgagaggcggcggcgggcggcgagGGCGGCTGCGGGGAGGCCGAGgagggcggcgggcggcgcAGCCCTTCCCCTCCGCCggcccccgctcccgccgcggcCGCTCACACCGCGTCCCCCGCCCGGGCCGCGGAGGACGGCGCGGGGCTGGCGGTGCCCGAGAGCCCCGGGACGGCGCCCGGCTCTGAGAGCGGTCCCACGGGAGCCGGCTCCGGGAGCAGCGGCGCTCCCAGCCCGCCGGGGGAGGAGTCCCGCAGCCTGGACTCGCTGGAGTCCTTCTCCAACCTGCACTCCTGCTGCCCGAGCAGCTCCGAGCTCAACAGCGACGCCGACGAGGCGGTGGTGGCCGGGGCCTCCTCGGGGGGCCCGGCGGCGGAGCCCGAAGGGGACAGGCCGGCGGCGGGCTCGCAGCTCCTGTCCGCCTCCAAGGAGCGCTTCCCGGGGCAGTCGGTCTATCACATCAAGTGGGTGCGCTGGAAGGAGGAGAACACGCCCGTCATCACCCAGAACGAGAACGGCCCCTGCCCGTTGCTGGCCATCATGAACGTGCTGCTCCTGGCCTGGAAG ATTAAGCTGCCACCAATGATGGAAATCATAACGGCTGAACAGCTGATGGAATACTTAG gaGACTATATTCTTGACGCAAAACCTAAAGAGATATCTGAAATTCAGAGACTTAACTATGAACAG AACATGAGTGATGCCATGGCAATTCTCCACAAGCTGCAGACGGGTCTGGATGTCAATGTGAAGTTTACAGGTGTTCGAGTGTTCGAATACACACCTGAATGCATCGTGTTTGACCTTCTTGATATCCCCTTGTACCACGGGTGGTTAGTGGATCCTCAG gtTGCTGACATAGTAAAAGCAGTTGGTAACTGCAGTTACAATCAGCTGGTGGAGAAGATAATTTCTTGTAAACAGTCAGACAACAGTGAACTGGTTAGTGAAG GGTTTGTTGCTGAGCAATTCCTAAATAACACAGCTACACAATTGACATACCATGGACTGTGTGAGTTGACTTCAGCTGTCCAGGAGGGAGAGCTTTGTGTGTTCTTCAGGAACAACCATTTTAGCACCATGACCAAATACAAG GGTCAGCTTTACCTGCTGGTGACAGACCAGGGCTTTCTtacagaagagaaggttgtcTGGGAAAGCTTACACAACGTGGATGGGGACGGGAATTTCTGTGACTCTGAATTCCACCTACGGCCTCCATCAGACCCTGAGACAGTCTACAGAGGGCAGCAGGATCAAATAGATCAG GATTATCTGATGGCATTGTCTCTACAACAAGAGCAGCAAAGTCAAGAGATTAACTGGGAACAGATCCCAGAAGGAATCAGTGACCTAGAGCTAGCCAAGAAGCTCCAGGAAGAGGAGGACAGGAGAGCTTCTCAGTACTATCAGGAGCAAGAACAAGCAGCTGCTCAGGTCCAG caggtgCAAGGTGCTGCTTCTCCAGCCAGCGCGAGACAATCCGGGAGTAACGAACGCAAACGGAAAGAGCCTcgggagaaggagaaggaaaaagagaagaatagCTGTGTTCTCTTGTAA
- the MINDY2 gene encoding ubiquitin carboxyl-terminal hydrolase MINDY-2 isoform X1 codes for MESLAQPPPPPGSLQTGGGGAAGRLRLGEAAAGGEGGCGEAEEGGGRRSPSPPPAPAPAAAAHTASPARAAEDGAGLAVPESPGTAPGSESGPTGAGSGSSGAPSPPGEESRSLDSLESFSNLHSCCPSSSELNSDADEAVVAGASSGGPAAEPEGDRPAAGSQLLSASKERFPGQSVYHIKWVRWKEENTPVITQNENGPCPLLAIMNVLLLAWKIKLPPMMEIITAEQLMEYLGDYILDAKPKEISEIQRLNYEQNMSDAMAILHKLQTGLDVNVKFTGVRVFEYTPECIVFDLLDIPLYHGWLVDPQVADIVKAVGNCSYNQLVEKIISCKQSDNSELVSEGFVAEQFLNNTATQLTYHGLCELTSAVQEGELCVFFRNNHFSTMTKYKGQLYLLVTDQGFLTEEKVVWESLHNVDGDGNFCDSEFHLRPPSDPETVYRGQQDQIDQDYLMALSLQQEQQSQEINWEQIPEGISDLELAKKLQEEEDRRASQYYQEQEQAAAQVQQQVQGAASPASARQSGSNERKRKEPREKEKEKEKNSCVLL; via the exons atGGAGAGCCTGgcgcagcccccgccgcccccgggctCGCTGCAGACGGGCGGCGGGGGCGCTGCCGGCCGGCTCCGCCTGGgagaggcggcggcgggcggcgagGGCGGCTGCGGGGAGGCCGAGgagggcggcgggcggcgcAGCCCTTCCCCTCCGCCggcccccgctcccgccgcggcCGCTCACACCGCGTCCCCCGCCCGGGCCGCGGAGGACGGCGCGGGGCTGGCGGTGCCCGAGAGCCCCGGGACGGCGCCCGGCTCTGAGAGCGGTCCCACGGGAGCCGGCTCCGGGAGCAGCGGCGCTCCCAGCCCGCCGGGGGAGGAGTCCCGCAGCCTGGACTCGCTGGAGTCCTTCTCCAACCTGCACTCCTGCTGCCCGAGCAGCTCCGAGCTCAACAGCGACGCCGACGAGGCGGTGGTGGCCGGGGCCTCCTCGGGGGGCCCGGCGGCGGAGCCCGAAGGGGACAGGCCGGCGGCGGGCTCGCAGCTCCTGTCCGCCTCCAAGGAGCGCTTCCCGGGGCAGTCGGTCTATCACATCAAGTGGGTGCGCTGGAAGGAGGAGAACACGCCCGTCATCACCCAGAACGAGAACGGCCCCTGCCCGTTGCTGGCCATCATGAACGTGCTGCTCCTGGCCTGGAAG ATTAAGCTGCCACCAATGATGGAAATCATAACGGCTGAACAGCTGATGGAATACTTAG gaGACTATATTCTTGACGCAAAACCTAAAGAGATATCTGAAATTCAGAGACTTAACTATGAACAG AACATGAGTGATGCCATGGCAATTCTCCACAAGCTGCAGACGGGTCTGGATGTCAATGTGAAGTTTACAGGTGTTCGAGTGTTCGAATACACACCTGAATGCATCGTGTTTGACCTTCTTGATATCCCCTTGTACCACGGGTGGTTAGTGGATCCTCAG gtTGCTGACATAGTAAAAGCAGTTGGTAACTGCAGTTACAATCAGCTGGTGGAGAAGATAATTTCTTGTAAACAGTCAGACAACAGTGAACTGGTTAGTGAAG GGTTTGTTGCTGAGCAATTCCTAAATAACACAGCTACACAATTGACATACCATGGACTGTGTGAGTTGACTTCAGCTGTCCAGGAGGGAGAGCTTTGTGTGTTCTTCAGGAACAACCATTTTAGCACCATGACCAAATACAAG GGTCAGCTTTACCTGCTGGTGACAGACCAGGGCTTTCTtacagaagagaaggttgtcTGGGAAAGCTTACACAACGTGGATGGGGACGGGAATTTCTGTGACTCTGAATTCCACCTACGGCCTCCATCAGACCCTGAGACAGTCTACAGAGGGCAGCAGGATCAAATAGATCAG GATTATCTGATGGCATTGTCTCTACAACAAGAGCAGCAAAGTCAAGAGATTAACTGGGAACAGATCCCAGAAGGAATCAGTGACCTAGAGCTAGCCAAGAAGCTCCAGGAAGAGGAGGACAGGAGAGCTTCTCAGTACTATCAGGAGCAAGAACAAGCAGCTGCTCAGGTCCAG cagcaggtgCAAGGTGCTGCTTCTCCAGCCAGCGCGAGACAATCCGGGAGTAACGAACGCAAACGGAAAGAGCCTcgggagaaggagaaggaaaaagagaagaatagCTGTGTTCTCTTGTAA